In Equus caballus isolate H_3958 breed thoroughbred chromosome 7, TB-T2T, whole genome shotgun sequence, one DNA window encodes the following:
- the TNFAIP8L1 gene encoding tumor necrosis factor alpha-induced protein 8-like protein 1 isoform X1, with protein MPVAGPMDAFSTKSLALQAQKKLLGKVASRAVAVAFLDDASSEVLDELYRAAKEFTRSRKEAQKLVKNLVKVALKLAVLLRGGQLGADELALLRGFRQQARRLAMTAVSFHQVDFTFDRRVLAAGLLECRDQLHQAAGRHLTAKSHGRISHVFGHLADGDFLAALYGPAEPYRSHRHRLCEGLSRMLDEGSL; from the coding sequence GCCCGATGGACGCCTTCAGCACCAAGAGCCTGGCCCTGCAGGCGCAGAAGAAGCTGCTGGGCAAGGTGGCCTCGCGGGCGGTGGCGGTCGCGTTCCTGGACGACGCGAGCAGCGAGGTGCTGGACGAGCTGTACCGCGCCGCCAAGGAGTTCACGCGCAGCCGCAAGGAGGCGCAGAAGCTGGTCAAGAACCTGGTCAAGGTGGCCCTGAAGCTGGCCGTGCTGCTCCGCGGGGGCCAGCTGGGCGCTGACGAGCTGGCCCTGCTGCGCGGCTTCCGCCAGCAGGCGCGTCGCCTGGCCATGACGGCCGTCAGCTTCCACCAGGTGGACTTCACCTTCGACCGGCGCGTGCTGGCCGCCGGGCTGCTCGAGTGCCGGGATCAGCTGCACCAGGCGGCCGGCCGCCACCTCACCGCCAAGTCCCACGGCCGCATCAGCCACGTCTTCGGCCACCTGGCCGACGGCGACTTCCTGGCCGCGCTCTACGGGCCGGCCGAGCCCTACCGCTCGCACCGGCACCGGCTCTGCGAGGGCCTCTCCAGGATGCTGGACGAGGGCAGCCTCTGA
- the TNFAIP8L1 gene encoding tumor necrosis factor alpha-induced protein 8-like protein 1 isoform X2: MDAFSTKSLALQAQKKLLGKVASRAVAVAFLDDASSEVLDELYRAAKEFTRSRKEAQKLVKNLVKVALKLAVLLRGGQLGADELALLRGFRQQARRLAMTAVSFHQVDFTFDRRVLAAGLLECRDQLHQAAGRHLTAKSHGRISHVFGHLADGDFLAALYGPAEPYRSHRHRLCEGLSRMLDEGSL; this comes from the coding sequence ATGGACGCCTTCAGCACCAAGAGCCTGGCCCTGCAGGCGCAGAAGAAGCTGCTGGGCAAGGTGGCCTCGCGGGCGGTGGCGGTCGCGTTCCTGGACGACGCGAGCAGCGAGGTGCTGGACGAGCTGTACCGCGCCGCCAAGGAGTTCACGCGCAGCCGCAAGGAGGCGCAGAAGCTGGTCAAGAACCTGGTCAAGGTGGCCCTGAAGCTGGCCGTGCTGCTCCGCGGGGGCCAGCTGGGCGCTGACGAGCTGGCCCTGCTGCGCGGCTTCCGCCAGCAGGCGCGTCGCCTGGCCATGACGGCCGTCAGCTTCCACCAGGTGGACTTCACCTTCGACCGGCGCGTGCTGGCCGCCGGGCTGCTCGAGTGCCGGGATCAGCTGCACCAGGCGGCCGGCCGCCACCTCACCGCCAAGTCCCACGGCCGCATCAGCCACGTCTTCGGCCACCTGGCCGACGGCGACTTCCTGGCCGCGCTCTACGGGCCGGCCGAGCCCTACCGCTCGCACCGGCACCGGCTCTGCGAGGGCCTCTCCAGGATGCTGGACGAGGGCAGCCTCTGA